GGTGTGATGCCCCGCGCAGCGAGGTGTGGGGCGCGATACACAGCGATTCGGGGCGCGATGCCCCGCGCAGCGAGGTGTGGGGCGCGATACACAGCGATTCAGGGCGCGATGCCCCGCGCAGCGAGGTGTGGGGCGCGATACACAGCGATTCGGGGCGCGATGCCCCGCGCAGCGAGGTGTGGGGCGCGATACACAGCGATTCGGGGCGCGATGCCCCGCGCAGCGAGGTGTGGGGCGCGATACACAGCGATCCGGGGCGCGATGCCCCGCGCAGCGAGGTGTGGGGCGCGATACACAGCGATTCGGGGTGTGATGCCCCGCGCAGCGAGGTGTGGGGCGCGATACACAGCGATTCGGGGTGTGATGCCCCGCGCAGCGAGGTGTGGGGCGCGATACACAGCGATTCGGGGCGCGATGCCCCGCGCAGCGAGGTGTGGGGCGCGATGCCCCGCGCAGCGAGGTGTGGGGCGCGATGCCCCGCGCAGCGAGGTGTGGGGCGCGATGCCCTGCCCCCGGCTGAGCGACCCGGGCTGTGCCAGCCGGGGTGACCCACCCGCGGCAGGCGGGGCGTGGGCCGTGCCGCCGCGGCCACGCGTGCTCGGCCGGagccgggggggcggcggggagcggcggcatGGCGGGGGCTCGCTGCCTCTGGctgccctggctctgcctgCGGCTGCTGCCGGGCGCAGCCTTCAACCTGGACGCCACCAGCACCCTGCTGAAGGACGGCGACAAGGGCAGCCTCTTCGGCTTCGCCGTGGCTCTGcaccggcagctcagccccgaGCCCGCCGGCTGGTGAGTGCGGGGCTGCGGAGGGTGCGGGAGCCGCGGGGCCCCGCCGGACGGCCGCGTCGGTCCCGCGGATGCTGCCCCGGTGGGGTGTCCCTCGCTCCGTGCCCCCTCCTCGGGCCTGTGTCCCCCACCCCGACCCCCATCTCGTCCCTCCGCTCAGTCGGGGATCGGCAGCCCGGGGGTCCCCCCGcctcctgggggtccccccGCCTCCTGGGGGTTCCCCCGCCGCgcggggctccccccgccgcccgtcCCCCGGGGATGCTGGCGGGGGCGGCCCCTGCCCCCCACGGCTTCGGGGTGCCGAGAGTCCAACCGGGCGGGAGACCCGAGGGGACGGGGATGGGCGCCGGGACCCGCCGCCTGCGCTGCCCTTCTGAATTACTCAGCAGGagccgggggggggtgggggtgtcggggggtttggggggacgATCGGTGCCCCGAGAGCAATCTTGGGGTGCTCGAGTGGATggacccccccccggggcccccccccgggccgtgcccgccgcctcccccgcgCCCGCTCGCCGCTGAGCTGGCAAACGCCCACCCGCCGCATGCCAGGGCAGCCACCGGCCGCagccgcagcccccggccctgcGTCCTCCGTGGACCCCAGACCCTGTGGCCCCCCACATGGCACTTGTGGCccccggggggggctcgggCTGCTGGCGGGGGTCTCAGCGACGGGGACCCCTGGAGCGGGCGGGTGTCGGGGCGCTgccgcccgccgctgcccgcccccgTCCCCCCGGGCAGCCGCCGAAGGCACCCGGCCGCGGCAGCCGCCCTCTCCGCGTTCCTGGCGTCGGGAGGGGCGCTTTGGCTCCCCGGTGCCCCGGCTCCGGGGCAGGTGTTTGCAGAgccgccggcaccgcaccgGTGTCCCCCTGCCCGTCGCCTCCGGCCCCCGGCAGGGCTCGGGGACCGGTTTGGCCCCCCGGGCTCCTTACGACGGTGgcctggccctggcaccccgggcAGTGCCCGGCGCCCTGGCACAGGGTGCACTCCTGTGCCTCCCTCCGGCTCCCTCCTTTTTTGGGCATGTTGCTGCAGGGATATTTTGGGTGAATTCCAGTTTATTTTTACCGGCTCTGCCTCGCCGTCACCCCCCGGGGGCTCCCTCGCGTCCCGAGGCCACCGTCCCCCCCGGGGAGAGGGGCTAGGGGTGCCCACAGATGCCCCACTGCCACTGAGGGCGGCGCAGGGTGGGGGTCTGGATatgggggtcagggtgcccccAACCCTGCTGCACCaagggggagggggcagggagcaggcaggagcggGGGGTCCGGGTGTGTGTCACCTcccgcgccccctcccctgcccacacGTGCTCCGAGCTGCGGCTGAGGCCTGGGAACGGCGGCGCCGGGGGTGCAGCTGCTCGGCCGGGCGGGCTGGCACCGCGCTGGACGGGCACCGagccggcgcggccccggcgcGAAATCGGTGCGGGGGCGCGGGGACAGCTgcgcgggggtggcggggaCGGGGGCGCTCCgggtgggtgccggggggggggggatggcgGGACCGGGTGCGCAAATGCAGCCGCACACGTGTGCAAACCCAGCGTTGCACGTGCACGGCGGGGGGTcgcggggggctgccccccacGCCCTGACGGGGGGCTCCCCCCCgctgcaggctgctggtgggggCTCCCCAGGCGCCGGCGCTGCCCAGCCAAGGCGCCAACCGGACCGGGGGGCTCTTCGCCTGCCCGCTGACCCCCGAGCTCTCCGACTGCTGGCGGGTGCCCATCGACGAGGGAGGTGAGGTGCGCTCctggggcccccccccccccgcccccccagctccccaccctgggggtcctggcggggctgacgctgcccatccccaccAGCGGACCTGCAGCGGGAGAGCAAGGAGAACCAGTGGCTGGGGGTGAGCGTGAAGAGCCAAGGTGCCGGCGGCAAGATTGTGGTGAGCACCCgggaaggtgggggggggggtagggTGGCGAGGGCTGCGAGGGGGTCCCCCGGCACCGCCTgacgccccccaccccctcccacccccccagacCTGCGCCCACTTGTACGAGGCGCGACACCGGGTGCGGCAGCCCCTGGAGACGCGGGACGTGATCGGGCGCTGCTTCGTGCTGAGCCAGGACCTGCGGGTGCGGGACGAGCTGGACGGCGGCGAGTGGAAGTTCTGCGAGGGGCGGCCGCAGGGCCACGACCGCTTCGGCTCCTGCCAGCAGGGCCTGGCCGCCGCCTTCAGCCCCGACCACCATTACATCCTCTTCGGGGCCCCCGGCACCTACAACTGGAAAGGTGAGGGTGGGGGCGGCcggcttcccccccccccccccgccccggggccgagCGAGGGTGCGGGAGCGGGGGGCTGCGCGCGTGCCTGTGCGCGGGTTTGCGTGTGCACGCGTGTGGGTGCGTGTTCCTGCCTGGGCGGGCGTGCGCATGCCTGCACGATGGGTGTGCAAGCTGTGGGTGTGAGCACAGGCGTGTGAGCACGTGTGTGAGCGTGCTGTGGGTGTGAGCACGTGCGTGAGCGTGCTGTGGGTCTCATCACACGTGTGTGAGCGTGCTGTGGGTCTGATCACACCTGTGTGAGCACCTGTGTGAGCGTGCTGTGGGTCTGATCACACGTGTGTGAGCATGCTGCAGGTGTGAGCACGTGTGTGAGCGTGCTGTGAGTGTGAGCGCGTGTGAGTGCTGTGGGTCTCATCACATGTGTGTGAGTGTGCTGTGGGTGTGAGCACGTGCGTGAGTGTGCTGTGGGTGTGGGCACATGTGTGAGCGTGCTGTGGGTCTCATCACACGTGTGTGAGCATGTTGTGTGTGAGCACACGGGTTCCTCCACGTGgtatgagtgtgtgtgtgcacgcataTGGGGGTGTGCATGCAAGCATGTGTGTGCACGCGTGCGTACATGTGGGTGCATGTGGGTGTGAGCACAGGGGTGTGTTCATGCCGTGGGTGTGAGCACACAGGTGTGTGCGTGCTGTatgcgtgtgcatgtgtgcatgcatgtgggTGTGTACATACACGTAAGCGTGTGCGTATGCAGGCATGTTCACATACGTGTGCTGTGTGTACGTGAACACATGGGGGTATGTGCGCTGTGAGCGTGTACATGCGTGGGGGGTGCTCGTGTctgtgcacacgcgtgtgcgctGGTGCGACCGTGTGTTGGGATGCCCAGGCCCAGGGTGGGTCCGCCTGGCCAGCACGGTGCCCTACGGCAGCTCCGGCGCCCCTTgtccccaggcagcaggagggtccccaggggggtTGCCGGGGGGTCCCCTCGCCCCTCACCCCTCCTCGGTTCGGCAGGGAACCTGCGCGTGGAGCTGCTTAACCAGagctccctcgacctgctgcgCTACGACGACGGGCCCTACGAAGCCGGGGGCGAGAAGGACCAGGACCCCTCGCTCATCCCCGTGCCCGCCAACAGCTACTTCGGTACGGGCACGGCGGAGCCCGGGCGCggcggcacggcacggcacagGGGAcccccccaccggccccgccgcccggctccagcctgccctggccACGGTGCCCACCCTGACgcccctctctctttctctcccgCCCGGCCGTGGCGCAGGGCTGCTCTTTGTGACAAACATTGATAGCTCAGACCCCGACCAGCTGGTCTACAAAACCCCCGAGCCCAGCGAGAAGGTGCCCGGCGCGGCCGGCGACGTGGCCCAGAATAGCTACTTGGGTTCGTAAGCGCCGGCGGTGCCGGCGTCCCCGTGTGCCGGCGTCCCCGTGTGCCACCTTCCCCGGAGCCGTGTCCTGTGgtgtgtgtcccccctccccacccgtGTCtctggaggggagaggaaaggagagctCCCGCGGCCTCGGCCGGGCCCAGCGAGCACGTGTCCACACGCGTGTGCACACGTGTCCCCATGCACGCACGCACGCGCTGAGCACGCCGCCCTCGGCACCTCCCTGTACGCGCAGCGTCGCCCCCCCCTCCTCGTGCACGCACCGAGAGCACACCCCCCCTTTGCACCCCCTCTGCATGCGTGGCCCCCCTCCTCGTGCACACCCCCTTGCACACCCAGCCGTGCACACGTGTGGCTGCACACCTCCGCCCGCTCCCACCCGTCTTGGGTCCATCCCGTGCAGGCACGTGCCTGTGGCCGTCGCTCCCCACCCCGGGGGGGGTCCCAACCCCCCCCAGCCAGGGCTCCCCACGGGCAGCGCTCccttgtccccatccctgtctgcGTCCTGTGTCCTGTCGCTGTGGCGGGGGCACcgccaggctggggggggggtgtgcagAGCCCGGGCAGGGGGCACACAGAGCCTGGTGtggccccccccagcaccccactgtCCCCGTGCTCTTCCCTCTGGAGGTGGGGGTGCATGGGGGGTGCACGGTTCCCGCGGGGGGAGGCAGCggctgcagcctgctggggcctgcctgggggctgctggggggggggctcagggggctgcgtggctgctgggggggctggggaggggccAAGCACTGCAACCGCTGCACGTGGGGAAGGGGCTCCCAGCCCCCTGTCGTGGAGggggccctgctgctctctccaGGTGTGGGGGGGTTCCGGTCCCCATCTGGCTCTGCTCCGGGTCTTGCTGCTCGGGCCCCAAAATCTTGCCTTCTCTCCCCGAAGTCTTCCCTTCTGGCGACGCGGGGAGGGGCTGGTCCTTGCTCACCCCGGCAGCCTCTGCTCCCCCTTGGCTTCCCCTGGCCCAGAGCTGGCGAGGGGTCCCCGCAGTCCTGCCCCCCGCCTGCGGCCGCTGCGCCCGGGGCGCGCAGAGCCCCGCCATTCCCGCACCAAAGCACGAGGCTCCACGAGGGGAGACCTGGCCAcgcagggctgagcagagagagagagacggATGGACAGACGGACGGGCAGAtggcgggtggggggggctggggggggggctgggggctgggcaGACACCGataccttccccccccccccctcgcctCCGCAGGCTTCTCGGTGGACTCTGGCGCAGGGCTGACGCGGAGGCGGGAGCTGAGCTTCGTCACCGGAGCCCCCCGCGCCAACCACACCGGGGCCGTGGTCATCCTGCGCCGCGACAGCGCCAACCGCCTGGTGCCCGAGGCCGTGCTGCCGGGCCAGCAGCTCACCTCCGCCTTCGGCTACGCTGTCGCCGTGCTCGACCTCAACAGCGATGGGTGAgtttggggggacccccccggccGTGGCAGATTGGCACCCCCAGTCCTAGTGCCGGGGCATCGCCCGGGTTCGGCACCCGCGGCCGGGGGGATGATGGAGCCGTCGTCCCTGCAGCTGGATGGACCTGGTGGTGGGGGCCCCCCACTTTTTTGAGCGCAAGGAGGAGATTGGGGGGGCCGCCTATGTCTACATCAACCCGGCGGGGCGCTGGGACTCCGCCACCCCCCTCCGCCTCAACGGCACCCGCGGCTCCATGTTCGGCATCGCCCTCAGCACCGCCGGGGACCTCAACCAGGACGGCTTTGAGGGTGAGGGGTTTTGGGAGGGCTCGGGGAGAGGGGCTCTGGGGTCCTCATGGGCTGGGATGTGTCCCAGCCTGCATCCTGCTGCGGGGGCGGGATGGTGGCTCCCACAGAGGGTCCTGGGAGGGGTCTTGGGCCCCCCCCACTACCTGCCcttgctccccctccccagacctTGCTGTGGGAGCCCCCTTCGACGGCGCTGGCAAAGTCTACATCTACCACGGCAGCAACCTGGGCATTGTGGCAAAGCCGGCACAGGTgagggggtgcggggctgggggggtgcatTGCCCAtcgccccccccaccctgccggTTCCGGGTGTCACAGGCGTCTTGTCCCCAGGTCCTGGATGGGGAGGGCGTGGGGGTGACGGCCTTCGGCTACTCCCTCTCAGGGGGGCTGGATGTGGATGGGAACCTCTACCCCGACCTGCTCGTCGGCTCCCTCTCCGACTCCGTCGTGCTGTACAGGTGAGTGCCGTGGCCCCCAACtggggctgcccccacccctgggcACCCCCCACACCTGGGCTGCCCCCGTCCCCGAGCACCCCCACATCCCCGGGCACCCCCCGCCCCTGGGCACCCCCCACACCTGGGCTGCCCCCGTCCCCAGGCACCCCCCGTCCCTGGGCATCCCCATCGCAGGGCTCCCCTCAAACCCTCCCAGGGCATCCCCTGAACCAGGGTGTCCCTGGGCATAGTGGGGGGGTCCCATGCCAGGTCTGCACAAGGCTCGGTGTGCCctcggggggggtccccagcctGGTACCCCCTGTTTCTCCCCCATCAGGGCCCGGCCGGTCGTCCACGTCTCCAGGAACgtctccctgctcccccccaaCATCGACCTGGAGCAGAGCAACTGCCAGCACCAGGAGGGTGTCTGGTGGGTGCcacctgcctccccctccccatctcccctccCCGGGCACAAAGCCGGGGCACAGCGGGGGTGGGTGCCCCCGTCTCACCCCATGTCCCCGCAGCGTGGATGTCCGAGCCTGCTTCAGCTACACGGCCAGTCCCGCCAGCTACAGCCCCCGCCTCGGTGAGCGTggcggggacgggcagcggggTGGGGGACCTCGGGGCGAGTGGGACCGGGGAGGGACCCCGGCATCACACCCATCCCTCTCCCCCCAGTGCTGGAGTATGTGTTCGATGCCGACACGGACCGCCGGCGGCTGGGCCAGGCCCCCCGCGTCACCTTCCTCGGCCGCCGTCCATCGGACCCCGAGCACCAGTTCTCCAACACGGTGGAGCTGCCCCGGCAGCACGCCCGTGCCTGCGTCAAAGCCACCTTCCAGCTCCAGGTGGgtccccatcctcatcctcatcccgTCCTcatcccatcctcatcctcatcccgTCCTcatcccatcctcatcctcatccccgtcccccccctcgcccgcaGGACAGCATCCGTGACAAGCTGCGCCCCATCGCCGTCACCCTCGCCTACGGCATCCAGGGAGCCGGGGCCCCACGGCACAGCCGGGGGGCTGCGCGGCACAGCCGGGGGGCCGCCCTGCCGCCCCTGTCGCCCGtgctcagcccccagcagcccagcagccaccGCACCGAGGTGGGGACCCGGCCGcgttcccctcccctccccaggggtCCGGGGTGCCCCGTCCCATGCGGGGGCTGCCTGGAGTGTCCCCGTTGTCCCCGCCGTGTCCCCCCAGGTGCATTTCCTGAAGCAGGGCTGCGGGGACGACAAGATCTGCCAGAGCAACCTCCAGCTTCGTTTCCAGTTCTGCGCCCGCCTGGGGGATGCCGatttcctccccctgccccggtGAGGGGGGccggggtgctgcccccccgtgtccccaccccGCGGGGTGTTGGGGACGCCCCAGGGGTGCTCACGGCGGCTCTGCTCCCAGGGGGGCAGATGGCACCGCCATCTTCGCCATGAGCGACCAGAAGGACGTGGCCCTGGAGATCCACGTCACCAACCTGCCCTCGGACCCGGCGGAGCCGCAGCGGGACGGGGACGATGCCCACGAGGCCATGCTCACTGCCACCTTCCCCCCGGAGCTGCCCTACGCCGCCCTGCGCCCCTACGACGGCCGGGTGCCCTCGGTGCGGCGGGGGCCTGGCGGGGGGCAAGGGTGGGGTGCTCTGGAGGTGGTACcgagggtgctgggggcagagTGATGGGGTAGTCCTGTGGGTGCTGAGGGATGGGGAAAGTcctggggatgctggagggctgggggcagtcctgggggcgctggggctgCGGGATGGGGTCAGACCTGGGGCTGCTGAGGGTTGGggggtgccagcagcaggggCTCAGCTCTCTGCCCCCCAGGACAAGCCGGTGGTGTGCCTCGCCAACCAGAACGGCTCGCAGGTGGAGTGCGAGCTGGGGAACCCCATGAAACGCGGAGCCCAGGTGGGCACAGCTCCCcgttccccccagcccccagccctcggccccggccccagccctcacccctctgcccccaggtGCGgttcttcctcatcctcagcaCCCTGGGCATCACCATCCAGACCACGGACCTGGCGGTGGAGCTGGCCCTGTCCACGTGAGCCCCGGCGGGGTCGGGGGCCTTCGCGGCGGAGCCCCACGCTTGGCTCTGCGCGTGGGTGCATTTGCAGGGGGCGTTCGGGGTGATGCTCCCCTCTGACCCCCCCACCTGCCTCTCCCCAGGATCAGTGAGCAGCCGGGGCTGGAGCCGGTGGTGGCTCGCGCCCGCGTGGTCATCGAGCTGCCGCTCTCCGTGACGGGGTGAGTGAGGGCAAGGTGGGGGGTCCGGGAtgccccccccagggctgctctgacCCCCAGGTGTCCCCGCAGCGTGGCCGTGCCGCCCCGGCTCTTCTTCGGCGGGGTGGTGCGGGGGGAGAGCGCCATGCGGAGGGAGAGCCAGGTGGGCAGCGCCGTGCGCTTCGAGGTCACGGTGAGTCGCCCCGATGCCTCGTTCCCGCGGTGGGGGGACGGGGGTGTGCGTGGGATGCCGGGGGTCTCAGCCCCGCTGCTCCTCTTCCCCTGCCATGCTCCTGGGTGGGgttggctgtggggcagggggtccATGCTGCCCCGCTCACGCCGCTGTCTCGCCCCATCGGCAGGTCTCCAACCGGGGCCAGTCGCTGAAGACGCTGGGCTCGGCCTTCCTCACCCTCCTCTGGCCCCACGAGATCAGCAACGGGAAATGGCTGCTCTACCCCCTGCACCTGGAGCTGGCGGCTGCCCCGGGGCAGCGGGCGGCCTGCAGCCCCTCCGCCAACCCGCTGCGCCTGGCCCTGGTACCGCCGCGGGAGGGGGTGCGTCGGTGCCCGGGGGGGTCCGTGCCGCCCCCCTCCATGCCCGTCCTTCCCCCCTCCAGGAGCCGCCGGGGGAGGCTGACCCCACCGAGCCACCCACCTCGGGGTCCTGGTGGGTGCCGGCGCCCGCCGAGAGGAGGAGGAACGTCACGCTGGTgagcggggctggggagcgCCCGGTTCTGGGGTacccctgcagctggggtgcCCCCGGTCGTGGGGCGGGCAGCCGGGctgaccccccaccccatcccgcAGGACTGCGCCCAGGGCACCGCGCGCTGCCTGGCCTTCCACTGCCCGCTGCACAGCTTCGAGCGCGCCGCCGTGCTGACGGCCCGCGGGCGCCTCTGGAACAGCACCTTCCTGGAGGTaggaggggacggggacggcCCCCCGGGACAGGGATGGCcccctccctgggctggggagggggctcagccCACCCCGTGCCCCCACCGCAGGAGTACCTGGCGGTCACCTCGGTGGAGCTGATCGTGCGCGCCAGCGTCTCGGTGACGTCCTCCATCAAGAACCTGGTGCTGAAGGACGCCTCCACACAGGTCTGGCtccgccgcccccagcccccaacagtcccccggccccgctgccccctgaccgccctcccctcccccagatCCCCATCTCCATCTACCTGGACCCCGGCGCGGCGGTGGCCGGCGGCGTGCCCTGGTGGGTCATCCTGCTGGCCGTGCTGGCCGGCATCCTCGTGCTGGCCCTGCTTGTCTTCATCCTCTGGAAGGTGAGGGACGGGGACGGGGGCCCCGCGGCAAGATGTGTCCCCCTCCCTATGGCACAGGGTCCCCTGGACATGCCGTGTCATCCCAGCCGTGCCACAgcatgccatgccgtgccagCTCAGCCGTGCCACACTATGCCACGCCATGCTATGCCACCTGTGCCGTGCCGTGCTCTGCCATGCCGTGCCATCTCAGCTGTGCCACACTGTGCCACgccatgctgtgccatgccatgccacccgtgccgtgccgtgccgtgccaccCAGCCTGGCCTTGCCCGGCCTCACCCTCTCGCTTCCTCCCCAGTGCGGCTTCTTCAAGCGGAGCAGCCGAAAGTCCCGCTACGCCGCTAACTATTACCGGGCCCGCCTGGGCCTGCAGCCCTCCGCGGCGGAGAAGCAGGCGCCGGAGGGCGAGCGGTAACGCAGGGCTCTGCCGCCCCGGCGCCGGCGGGCAGCGAGCACGGGTGCGCAGGGGCGTGCGAGGGCTGGCGGCCGCCCTGCGCAGGTGTGCGAGGGCTGGCGGTGTGCCGCGGCGGAGGGACGAGGGTTTGCAGCGGCCGTGTGCGGGCGTGCGAGGGTTGGCAGGGTGGACGGACGAGGGGTTTGCAGTGTGGGCGTGCAAGGGTTTGCAGTGCCCAAGCCGGGGTGTGCAAGGGCTTGCAGTGTGCGTGTACGTGGGTTTGCAGTGCTGGCGCGCGGTGGTGCAAAAGTTTGCAGTGCCCGAACCGGGACGCGCGAGGGTTTGCAGTGCTGGCATGTGTTTGCACAAGTGCTGGTGCAAAGCGCACGCCCCTGCGCTTTTGGGGTGAGAACCAAGGCATGGGCAAGCGCCGGCACGAGCGCCCGTGCCGTGGAGTCACGGAGCCCTTCCCAAAGCCGGGGCGTCCCCGCGGGGCCCTGACTCGCGCCGGTCCCCCGCAGCTGGGCTTCTTCCGCCGGGCGCGCTACGCGCCGCCGGCCGTGCCGCAGTACCACGCCGTGAAGATCCCGCGGGAGGAGCGGCAGCAGTTCCGCGAGGAGAAGACGGGCACGATCCAGAGGAAGGAGTGGGCCGCCAACCTGAGCGAGGCCAGCAACAGCCACGTCGCCCCCAGCTCGGCGTAGCCCCCGGGGACGGCGCGGGGATGGCGGATGCAggaccctcctccccagccgtgccctggggaaGGACCCTCTGGCACCGCGTGTGGGGAGGCACACGTGTGTGCCGGCACACGCCTGCCTTAGCGGGGTGCGCGCGGGACTGCTCGTGCCGAGACGGACCCATCGGCCCCCCGGGGAGGGCTCGGCCCCACAGCGATGTTCAACCCAATAAAAGGAACAGCCCCTCCACAGAGACTCTGTCCCTTCCTCGCAGCCTGGGGCATGTCGGCCATGATGGGTGTGGCCGGGGAGCCGCCATGATGGGTGTGGCCGCGGAGCCGCCATGATGGGTGTGGCCTTTTCGATGGCCAGCGGGTGTCTGCGCTGCCGGGACCGGGACGAGCCCTGTCTGCCGGGGTAACGGGGCGCGCTCCCGTCCCCGCCCGGCGGGTTGGGCCCGGCAGCCCCGACCCACCGGCAACGGCGCCCCAGGAAGGAGTGGGCGCGGCCCTACCCTTAGTCAAGATGGCGGCGCCCTGAGCCAAGATGGCGCCGCGCTGCAGAGGCAGTGCGAAGCTTTTAAAATGGCGCCGCCCTCCGCGACTTCAGCGCGCTTGAGGTTAACGTCAGGTCGTCTTCCGGTGCATAACCGGAAGTGGCGCCGTCCATGGAGGCGTCCGGGCCGACACCGTCGCGGAGCGGCCGGAGCCTCCGCTCCCGGGGATGGTgaggccgcggcggcggcaccggagccggcaccggctgccctgggggggctgACCTGAGCCCTCCCCGAGCCGGGGGGGTTTGTCCGGGGGACCCCAgacccggcccggccccctCGTGTAATCCCCGGTGTCCCTCCGTGTCGCTCGGTGCCCCCAGCCTTTCCCCGTGTCCCTCGCTGCCTCCCGCgtccccccgtgaccccccacGCCCCCAATTTCACACCCCTTTCGTTCCCCCCGTGTCCTGCTTGTCCCCACCACGTCCCAGGACTCCCCCACAGGGTTGGGGTCCCCCTGGAAAAGCTGCACCCCCGAGTTGATGGGGGAACCCCACCTTCTCTCCCCCGCAGACGTGCCGCTCTCCGGACTGATGGCGTCGGGCGCGACGAGCCGCTCCGAGGACGAGGAGTCGCTGGCGGGGCAGAAGCGGGGCTCGGCCCAAGCCGCGGGCGCCATCCCCAAGCGCCGCAGCTCCTCCCGGTACGCCggggtgggagaggggggcgcggggctgaACCCTGCCCACCCGCTGCCTGCCTGCGGGAGGGCACCAGCACCTAGAGCCATCTCGTTTCTTCCAGCTTCATCAAGAGGAAGAAGTTTGACGATGAGCTGGTAGAGAGCAGCCTCGCCAAATCCTCCAGCCGGGCCAAGGGTGCTGGCGGGGTCGAGCCCGGGCGCTGCTCGGGCAGCGAGCCCTCCTCCAGTGAGAAGAAGAAGGTGAGGGGCTAGCGGGAACATCCAGGGGCTGGTCGCGGGTCTGGGGAGCTCAATGATTCCCCAAACTCCCGTCTCTGCCCACCCAGGTCTCCAAGTCTGTGTCTGCCCCCATTGCGCCCAGCCCAGTCCCGACCCCCGGCCTCGCCAAGCG
The Phalacrocorax carbo chromosome 27, bPhaCar2.1, whole genome shotgun sequence genome window above contains:
- the ITGA7 gene encoding integrin alpha-7 isoform X11; translation: MAGARCLWLPWLCLRLLPGAAFNLDATSTLLKDGDKGSLFGFAVALHRQLSPEPAGWLLVGAPQAPALPSQGANRTGGLFACPLTPELSDCWRVPIDEGADLQRESKENQWLGVSVKSQGAGGKIVTCAHLYEARHRVRQPLETRDVIGRCFVLSQDLRVRDELDGGEWKFCEGRPQGHDRFGSCQQGLAAAFSPDHHYILFGAPGTYNWKGNLRVELLNQSSLDLLRYDDGPYEAGGEKDQDPSLIPVPANSYFGLLFVTNIDSSDPDQLVYKTPEPSEKVPGAAGDVAQNSYLGFSVDSGAGLTRRRELSFVTGAPRANHTGAVVILRRDSANRLVPEAVLPGQQLTSAFGYAVAVLDLNSDGWMDLVVGAPHFFERKEEIGGAAYVYINPAGRWDSATPLRLNGTRGSMFGIALSTAGDLNQDGFEDLAVGAPFDGAGKVYIYHGSNLGIVAKPAQVLDGEGVGVTAFGYSLSGGLDVDGNLYPDLLVGSLSDSVVLYRARPVVHVSRNVSLLPPNIDLEQSNCQHQEGVCVDVRACFSYTASPASYSPRLVLEYVFDADTDRRRLGQAPRVTFLGRRPSDPEHQFSNTVELPRQHARACVKATFQLQDSIRDKLRPIAVTLAYGIQGAGAPRHSRGAARHSRGAALPPLSPVLSPQQPSSHRTEVHFLKQGCGDDKICQSNLQLRFQFCARLGDADFLPLPRGADGTAIFAMSDQKDVALEIHVTNLPSDPAEPQRDGDDAHEAMLTATFPPELPYAALRPYDGRVPSDKPVVCLANQNGSQVECELGNPMKRGAQVRFFLILSTLGITIQTTDLAVELALSTISEQPGLEPVVARARVVIELPLSVTGVAVPPRLFFGGVVRGESAMRRESQVGSAVRFEVTVSNRGQSLKTLGSAFLTLLWPHEISNGKWLLYPLHLELAAAPGQRAACSPSANPLRLALEPPGEADPTEPPTSGSWWVPAPAERRRNVTLDCAQGTARCLAFHCPLHSFERAAVLTARGRLWNSTFLEEYLAVTSVELIVRASVSVTSSIKNLVLKDASTQIPISIYLDPGAAVAGGVPWWVILLAVLAGILVLALLVFILWKCGFFKRSSRKSRYAANYYRARLGLQPSAAEKQAPEGER
- the ITGA7 gene encoding integrin alpha-7 isoform X8; amino-acid sequence: MAGARCLWLPWLCLRLLPGAAFNLDATSTLLKDGDKGSLFGFAVALHRQLSPEPAGWLLVGAPQAPALPSQGANRTGGLFACPLTPELSDCWRVPIDEGADLQRESKENQWLGVSVKSQGAGGKIVTCAHLYEARHRVRQPLETRDVIGRCFVLSQDLRVRDELDGGEWKFCEGRPQGHDRFGSCQQGLAAAFSPDHHYILFGAPGTYNWKGNLRVELLNQSSLDLLRYDDGPYEAGGEKDQDPSLIPVPANSYFGLLFVTNIDSSDPDQLVYKTPEPSEKVPGAAGDVAQNSYLGFSVDSGAGLTRRRELSFVTGAPRANHTGAVVILRRDSANRLVPEAVLPGQQLTSAFGYAVAVLDLNSDGWMDLVVGAPHFFERKEEIGGAAYVYINPAGRWDSATPLRLNGTRGSMFGIALSTAGDLNQDGFEDLAVGAPFDGAGKVYIYHGSNLGIVAKPAQVLDGEGVGVTAFGYSLSGGLDVDGNLYPDLLVGSLSDSVVLYRARPVVHVSRNVSLLPPNIDLEQSNCQHQEGVCVDVRACFSYTASPASYSPRLVLEYVFDADTDRRRLGQAPRVTFLGRRPSDPEHQFSNTVELPRQHARACVKATFQLQDSIRDKLRPIAVTLAYGIQGAGAPRHSRGAARHSRGAALPPLSPVLSPQQPSSHRTEVHFLKQGCGDDKICQSNLQLRFQFCARLGDADFLPLPRGADGTAIFAMSDQKDVALEIHVTNLPSDPAEPQRDGDDAHEAMLTATFPPELPYAALRPYDGRVPSDKPVVCLANQNGSQVECELGNPMKRGAQVRFFLILSTLGITIQTTDLAVELALSTISEQPGLEPVVARARVVIELPLSVTGVAVPPRLFFGGVVRGESAMRRESQVGSAVRFEVTVSNRGQSLKTLGSAFLTLLWPHEISNGKWLLYPLHLELAAAPGQRAACSPSANPLRLALEPPGEADPTEPPTSGSWWVPAPAERRRNVTLDCAQGTARCLAFHCPLHSFERAAVLTARGRLWNSTFLEEYLAVTSVELIVRASVSVTSSIKNLVLKDASTQIPISIYLDPGAAVAGGVPWWVILLAVLAGILVLALLVFILWKLGFFRRARYAPPAVPQYHAVKIPREERQQFREEKTGTIQRKEWAANLSEASNSHVAPSSA